The following proteins are co-located in the Nocardia bhagyanarayanae genome:
- a CDS encoding tetratricopeptide repeat protein gives MNEPYSQWHAQNSAPDLPLAAHYKSADPIRWNGSMVYPMYTEQFGRTTTLLSMTLLSAAPPAGLRGHGIGLSVVGGYIDLEGRQLAGIDVWSDALARGTTVTLTPTGPDALFTLTPVWVDQSGVQRSWMGNYGILIEDTPDGRIALWCSVGEGPPNFANLVVGLGTTAAPVIATPKEPVAETITNTDMPTAATPGSLPYPNGTPAGYAATSSPASTAPRSATTAAAQAYSPTATPDTSGTVASAEQNRGRPTAAESVAPSVGEPGEQRPVERGAETGYRGALYDLGVAMFGRGEEEQACGLWAQAAAAGHPGAGYDLGVVLFRRGDLAGAEGWWRTAAELRDLRAMAGLAELLDRRGDHAEARMWRARAADERAAEAGQPVGPY, from the coding sequence ATGAACGAGCCGTATTCGCAGTGGCACGCCCAGAATTCGGCCCCCGACCTCCCCCTCGCCGCGCATTACAAGTCCGCCGACCCGATCCGCTGGAACGGCAGCATGGTCTATCCGATGTACACCGAGCAGTTCGGACGCACGACCACCCTGCTCAGCATGACCCTGCTGTCCGCGGCGCCGCCCGCCGGTCTGCGCGGGCACGGTATCGGTCTCTCGGTGGTCGGCGGCTACATCGACCTCGAAGGACGCCAGCTCGCCGGCATCGACGTGTGGAGCGACGCGCTCGCCCGCGGCACCACCGTCACCCTCACGCCGACCGGCCCCGACGCGCTGTTCACCCTCACGCCGGTCTGGGTGGACCAGTCCGGCGTGCAGCGCTCCTGGATGGGCAACTACGGCATCCTCATCGAGGACACGCCCGACGGCCGGATCGCGCTGTGGTGCAGCGTCGGCGAGGGCCCGCCGAACTTCGCCAACCTGGTCGTCGGTCTCGGCACCACGGCCGCTCCCGTCATCGCAACCCCGAAAGAACCTGTGGCAGAAACGATTACGAACACCGACATGCCGACCGCCGCGACGCCGGGCTCGCTGCCGTACCCCAACGGCACTCCGGCCGGATACGCCGCGACGTCGTCTCCCGCCAGCACCGCGCCGAGGAGCGCCACAACCGCTGCCGCACAAGCGTATTCGCCGACGGCTACGCCGGACACATCGGGAACGGTCGCGTCCGCCGAACAGAATCGGGGACGGCCGACCGCCGCCGAATCCGTCGCACCTTCGGTCGGCGAACCCGGAGAGCAGCGGCCGGTCGAACGGGGAGCCGAGACCGGATATCGCGGCGCGCTCTACGATCTCGGCGTCGCCATGTTCGGCCGCGGCGAGGAAGAGCAGGCCTGCGGACTGTGGGCGCAGGCGGCCGCGGCCGGGCATCCTGGCGCCGGTTACGACCTGGGCGTCGTGCTGTTCCGGCGCGGTGATCTCGCCGGCGCCGAGGGCTGGTGGCGCACGGCCGCCGAACTGCGGGACCTCCGTGCGATGGCCGGACTCGCAGAACTGCTCGACCGGCGCGGTGATCACGCGGAAGCGCGGATGTGGCGCGCCCGCGCCGCCGATGAGCGGGCCGCCGAAGCGGGCCAGCCCGTCGGCCCCTACTGA
- a CDS encoding NADAR family protein, whose protein sequence is MRSVDDLIRFTAAGGAVKYLPFWGHRPQADGSVGKGCFSQWWPAPFDVDDTTFATAEHYMMWRKALLFDDTETAAKVLTVGHPKQAKDLGRQVRGFDEKLWEAERFEIVVAGNLAKFGTHDELRRFLLGTGERVLVEASPVDRVWGIGLAADHPDLTEPARWRGANLLGFALMRVREELGAAQ, encoded by the coding sequence ATGCGTTCGGTCGATGATCTGATCCGATTCACCGCGGCGGGTGGCGCCGTGAAGTACCTGCCGTTCTGGGGCCATCGCCCGCAGGCCGACGGCAGTGTCGGCAAGGGCTGCTTCAGCCAGTGGTGGCCCGCACCGTTCGATGTGGACGACACGACCTTCGCGACGGCCGAGCACTACATGATGTGGCGCAAGGCGCTGCTGTTCGACGACACCGAGACCGCGGCGAAGGTGCTGACCGTCGGGCACCCCAAGCAGGCCAAGGACCTCGGCCGCCAGGTCCGCGGCTTCGACGAGAAGCTTTGGGAAGCCGAGCGTTTCGAGATCGTCGTCGCCGGCAACCTGGCGAAGTTCGGCACGCACGACGAGCTGCGCCGATTCCTGCTCGGCACCGGGGAACGGGTGCTGGTCGAGGCCAGCCCGGTGGACCGGGTGTGGGGGATCGGATTGGCCGCCGACCACCCTGACCTCACGGAACCGGCGCGCTGGCGCGGTGCGAACCTGCTCGGTTTCGCGCTGATGCGGGTGCGGGAGGAACTCGGCGCGGCTCAGTAG
- a CDS encoding dihydrodipicolinate reductase, whose amino-acid sequence MIPTIVWGTGNVGRAAIRAVDAHPALDLTGVLVHDSAKVGRDAGALAELDRELGIAATDDIDAVLAARPRAVVYAASGDIRPAEALADIVRAIRAGAVVVTPALYALYDPRSAPTELREPVLAAIAEGGGSLFVSGVDPGWGNDVLPLLISGLASTVDVVRCQEIFDYTTYDQPDSVRYLVGMGQPMDYQPPMLAPTVPTMVWGGQVRLMARALGVELDEIRETLDRRALETTVRTAKMGEFAEGTQGAVRFEVQGIVGGEPRIVVEHVTRIHASCAPDWPAPPDGDGAHRVIIEGRPRIEVTVEATDEGGNRSAGGNATAVGRLVGAIDWLVAAEPGLYDALDVPLRPAVGKLGRKNP is encoded by the coding sequence ATGATCCCCACGATCGTCTGGGGCACCGGCAATGTCGGCCGTGCCGCCATCCGTGCCGTCGATGCCCATCCGGCGCTGGATCTCACCGGCGTGCTCGTCCACGATTCCGCCAAGGTGGGGCGCGACGCGGGCGCGCTTGCCGAACTGGACCGCGAGCTCGGGATCGCGGCCACCGACGACATCGACGCGGTCCTCGCCGCGCGCCCCCGCGCTGTCGTCTACGCCGCCTCGGGCGACATCCGGCCCGCCGAAGCCCTCGCCGACATCGTTCGCGCGATCCGCGCGGGCGCGGTCGTGGTCACCCCCGCGCTCTACGCGCTCTACGATCCCCGAAGCGCGCCAACGGAATTGCGCGAGCCCGTCCTGGCCGCCATCGCCGAAGGCGGCGGTTCGCTGTTCGTCTCCGGCGTCGATCCCGGCTGGGGCAACGATGTGCTGCCGCTGTTGATCAGCGGGCTGGCGAGCACCGTGGATGTGGTGCGCTGCCAGGAGATCTTCGACTACACCACCTACGACCAGCCCGACTCGGTGCGCTACCTGGTGGGCATGGGCCAGCCGATGGACTACCAACCGCCGATGCTCGCGCCGACGGTGCCGACCATGGTGTGGGGCGGACAGGTCCGGCTGATGGCCCGCGCGCTCGGCGTCGAACTCGACGAGATCCGCGAGACCCTGGACCGGCGCGCGCTGGAGACCACCGTGCGCACGGCGAAGATGGGCGAGTTCGCCGAAGGCACCCAGGGCGCGGTGCGTTTCGAGGTGCAGGGCATCGTGGGCGGGGAACCGCGCATCGTCGTCGAGCACGTCACCCGCATCCACGCCTCGTGCGCGCCCGACTGGCCGGCACCGCCCGACGGCGACGGCGCGCACCGAGTGATCATCGAGGGCCGCCCGCGCATCGAGGTGACGGTCGAGGCCACCGACGAGGGCGGCAATCGCTCCGCGGGCGGGAATGCCACGGCGGTGGGCAGATTGGTCGGCGCGATCGACTGGCTGGTGGCCGCCGAGCCCGGACTCTACGACGCACTCGACGTTCCGCTGCGGCCAGCGGTCGGCAAACTCGGAAGGAAGAATCCATGA
- a CDS encoding carboxymuconolactone decarboxylase family protein, translating to MIVDVPQGKDPIGYVWGEMVPGIGIAASGFSLAVYEHSTLGLREFEAARLRIAQINGCVFCLDWRTERDGVKVEEEFADAVTAWRTTDAFDERTRLAAEYAERYATDHHNLDEEFWARMKAHYSQTEIVELSMSIGSWLAFGRLNHVLGLDTACVLPGHS from the coding sequence ATGATCGTCGACGTTCCCCAGGGCAAGGATCCCATCGGCTACGTGTGGGGCGAGATGGTTCCCGGCATCGGGATCGCCGCGTCCGGCTTCTCGCTCGCGGTGTACGAACACAGCACGCTCGGCCTGCGCGAGTTCGAGGCGGCCCGGCTGCGCATCGCCCAGATCAACGGCTGCGTGTTCTGTCTGGATTGGCGCACCGAGCGCGACGGCGTGAAGGTCGAGGAGGAGTTCGCCGACGCGGTGACCGCGTGGCGCACCACCGACGCCTTCGACGAACGCACCAGGCTCGCGGCCGAATACGCCGAACGCTACGCCACCGACCACCACAACCTGGACGAGGAATTCTGGGCCAGGATGAAGGCGCACTACAGCCAGACCGAGATCGTCGAGCTCAGCATGAGCATCGGTTCCTGGCTCGCGTTCGGGCGGCTGAACCACGTGCTCGGCTTGGACACCGCCTGCGTGCTCCCCGGCCACTCCTGA